The Pirellulales bacterium genomic interval CGGGATGCCTCCGCTGTTGATCTGGCCCTGCTGGCCAAGGGGTTCACCATCGTGGCTGCTCCCATCGTGGGAGGAGGCCCCGTTCGGGCAGAGTGGGACGCCGTCTATAAGAACATGACCGACCACGGCTTTTCCAAGAAACCGGCCATGGAAGGCGCTGGCGCGGGAGCCGGAGAAGCCTACGCTTGGGCCATCGAAAACCCGGACAAAGTTTCGTGCATCTACGGGGAGAATCCCGTCCTGCGCAGCATCATGGAGGGCAGAAAGGAAAAAAAGCCGCCGCTGGACAATCTGGCCCCTCTGGCCAATGCGGGCGTGCCGATCCTGCATGTGTGCGGCCAGCTTGATCCCTGGCTTGACCGCGAGACGCGAGTCGCTGAAAAACGCTACAAGGAGTTCGGCGGCCAGATGACGGTCATCGTGAAGCCTGGCGAGGGACATTTTCCGATCGGCCCGCAGGACCCGACGCCGGTAGTGGATTTTATCGCGGCCAAAACGCAGTAAACCTGCGAGGCAGGGCGCGTAGAGGCGGGCATCCTGCCTTAGTCTCAGCGCTTTTCTTCCGACGGTTGTTGCCGTTCGGAATCACTGTGGAGCGCTCGAACCAGTGTCGTCTCTGCGAATTGAGAATCTTCGAGTTTGAGCGAGAATCCTTGGATAGGCGAGCCGGCGCGATTCGAAGCGATTTCGCGCCACAGAGCGAGCACTGACGGACCGTCAGTCACGCCCGAAAGGCGGTTAATGAGCCATTGACCGTAGGTCGAAAAGGCGGCAGACCTTCGAGTGGCCAAATCAGCCACGATGTCGAGGACGCGTTCGGGCGGAACGTTCAGTTTTTCTTCATCGCCGAGTGCAGCAAGCCGCTCAACCATCAACTCCTCTGCGCGGCGCTTGTCCGATTTCGAGAGATTCTTGGCCTGGAGGTGCGAAGCACTCCCGATCCTCGCGCAAAGCGGACAAATGCAACCACCGTTGTCAGGCACCAATATTTCGATCGGATTTGCAATCACGTCGAACGATGTGGTGACGTATGTCCAAAAGAAATTGGCGAACTCGCGAAA includes:
- a CDS encoding alpha/beta hydrolase, producing RDASAVDLALLAKGFTIVAAPIVGGGPVRAEWDAVYKNMTDHGFSKKPAMEGAGAGAGEAYAWAIENPDKVSCIYGENPVLRSIMEGRKEKKPPLDNLAPLANAGVPILHVCGQLDPWLDRETRVAEKRYKEFGGQMTVIVKPGEGHFPIGPQDPTPVVDFIAAKTQ